From Clostridia bacterium, one genomic window encodes:
- a CDS encoding transposase, with protein MHPRASKPIDMITVPGRIYPDAAAREELVSFMGRFQAAKRSAYQALRRGKEAGEIVKALYEKFFPNARWCQWAVEDAKSTIESQQELVKMYVSDLKAKIEKSEEKLERTRDRLHRQGIHARLNKLRAKLVYWQGFLERDEVPPAVFGGKKNLLLLQEGKLSKEEWRELRSNSFYSVGQANMKGLEGQHGNANTEIAYHDLTGNFHLNVYIPPEPENKTGRRRKEEEWVTVPLEIPARYRNLLLQHLLKGEAYTVRVVRKDGRLECLISFPLGDTAPVDKDSVMAGIDLNPEVAAVTVVSPDGNFKASRCFWCPELVHVSHEKREWLAGNLAKEIAAWLKDMGVKQVALEELSFAQDRDTNRYFNRITHNFCKKLLFDRIVVALRKRGVAVFSVSAKFTSLIGYFKYAETYGLSAHQAAALVIARRALGYAEKMPRELMKLLSPKEGWRHFRLWGKLFGLFKAARKRAAREGYLIRHWRPEDWLVFMFAKPG; from the coding sequence ATGCATCCAAGGGCGAGTAAGCCGATTGACATGATAACCGTGCCGGGAAGAATATATCCCGACGCCGCCGCCCGGGAGGAGCTGGTCTCCTTTATGGGCCGTTTTCAAGCGGCCAAGCGCTCTGCCTACCAGGCCTTGAGGCGGGGGAAGGAAGCCGGGGAAATTGTCAAAGCCCTCTACGAAAAGTTTTTTCCCAACGCCCGCTGGTGCCAGTGGGCGGTGGAAGACGCGAAGAGCACTATAGAGAGCCAGCAAGAGCTGGTGAAGATGTATGTCTCCGACCTGAAAGCTAAAATAGAGAAATCCGAGGAAAAACTGGAACGCACCAGGGACCGGCTTCACCGTCAGGGTATCCACGCCCGGCTGAATAAGCTCCGGGCCAAACTTGTTTACTGGCAAGGTTTCCTGGAAAGGGATGAAGTTCCGCCCGCCGTGTTCGGGGGCAAGAAAAACCTGCTCCTCCTCCAGGAAGGAAAACTTTCTAAAGAAGAATGGCGTGAGCTGCGTTCCAATTCCTTTTACTCCGTAGGCCAGGCCAACATGAAAGGGCTGGAAGGGCAGCACGGCAACGCCAACACGGAAATCGCCTATCACGATTTAACCGGCAACTTTCACCTCAACGTCTACATACCGCCGGAGCCGGAAAACAAGACGGGCCGCAGGAGAAAGGAAGAAGAATGGGTCACCGTGCCGCTGGAAATCCCCGCCCGCTACCGGAACCTTCTCCTCCAGCATCTTCTCAAGGGAGAAGCCTACACGGTGCGGGTAGTACGGAAAGACGGCAGGCTCGAATGCCTCATTTCCTTTCCCCTGGGGGACACCGCGCCCGTGGACAAGGATTCTGTCATGGCGGGAATAGACCTGAACCCGGAGGTAGCGGCCGTGACGGTAGTTTCGCCTGACGGCAACTTCAAGGCCTCCCGCTGCTTCTGGTGCCCGGAGCTGGTCCACGTTTCCCACGAAAAACGGGAATGGCTCGCTGGCAACCTGGCTAAAGAAATAGCCGCCTGGCTGAAAGATATGGGCGTAAAGCAGGTCGCCCTGGAGGAGTTATCCTTTGCTCAGGACCGCGACACCAACCGGTATTTCAACCGCATAACCCACAACTTTTGCAAAAAGCTCCTCTTCGACCGCATTGTCGTGGCCCTGCGGAAGCGCGGCGTCGCGGTGTTCTCCGTTTCCGCCAAGTTTACTTCCCTCATCGGCTATTTCAAGTACGCCGAAACTTACGGTTTGAGCGCCCACCAGGCGGCGGCCCTAGTGATAGCCCGCCGGGCGCTGGGATACGCCGAAAAGATGCCCCGGGAGCTTATGAAGCTGCTGTCGCCGAAGGAAGGATGGCGGCACTTCAGGCTCTGGGGCAAGCTTTTCGGCCTCTTCAAAGCGGCCCGGAAGCGGGCGGCCAGGGAAGGATATTTAATCCGGCACTGGCGGCCGGAAGACTGGCTAGTTTTCATGTTCGCGAAGCCAGGTTAA
- a CDS encoding IS607 family transposase, which produces MKPELEEHYPLRKAAEILGVHPITLRRWEKEGKIRCVRTPSGQRRFPRSEVLRLLGGEVPSGIRAVIYARVSSAKQAGAGNLERQKKRLEEYCRDKGYQVVAAVAEQGSGLNEKRKGLARLFRMAREGKMDLVAIEFKDRLARFGFTYIERFFNAFGVRIEVVNGEEPKSLHEELAQDMLSILTVFSAKLYGSRSREFRKKVKEAMLDASKGE; this is translated from the coding sequence ATGAAACCTGAATTAGAAGAACACTACCCGTTGCGCAAAGCCGCTGAAATACTGGGCGTCCACCCCATCACCCTGCGCCGCTGGGAAAAGGAAGGCAAGATCCGGTGCGTCCGCACGCCTTCGGGCCAGAGGCGTTTTCCCAGGAGCGAAGTCTTGCGCCTTCTCGGCGGAGAAGTCCCTTCAGGCATTCGGGCCGTCATTTATGCCCGCGTGTCCAGCGCAAAGCAGGCCGGAGCCGGCAACCTGGAACGGCAGAAAAAACGTCTGGAAGAATACTGCCGGGACAAGGGCTATCAAGTGGTGGCCGCCGTAGCAGAGCAGGGGTCCGGGCTGAACGAGAAACGCAAAGGTCTGGCCCGACTTTTCCGCATGGCCCGCGAAGGCAAGATGGACCTGGTGGCAATCGAGTTCAAAGACCGGCTGGCCCGGTTCGGGTTCACCTATATCGAGCGCTTCTTTAACGCCTTCGGCGTGAGGATTGAAGTTGTTAACGGGGAAGAACCGAAATCCCTGCACGAAGAGCTGGCACAGGACATGCTTTCCATTCTGACCGTTTTTTCCGCCAAGCTCTACGGTTCACGGAGCAGAGAGTTTCGCAAAAAAGTGAAGGAGGCCATGCTCGATGCATCCAAGGGCGAGTAA
- a CDS encoding antitoxin, whose translation MSERFLVVAARIRQELEDLEQVVARAERAMAAARRHPKDQDLYVDSAALNLHDFYGGLERIFYHIATAVDGSPPTGREWHRDLLKQMSIPLGETRPRVLSSNAVRGLDEYLRFRHVVRNIYAFELDPVRIERLAKNLRPVFEQVYLPLIVSSCPSDIADSLAKDDIKYLASRHVIYGATENCDLAATGEDLTTLSLSESGRIRDGPTNSCLLS comes from the coding sequence GTGAGCGAACGTTTCCTGGTAGTTGCCGCCCGTATTCGCCAAGAGCTAGAGGACCTGGAGCAAGTGGTTGCCCGTGCTGAGCGCGCTATGGCAGCAGCTAGACGCCATCCCAAGGATCAGGACCTTTACGTGGACTCTGCTGCCCTAAACCTCCATGACTTTTACGGAGGGTTAGAGCGAATCTTTTACCATATTGCTACCGCCGTCGACGGCAGCCCACCTACCGGCCGAGAGTGGCATCGTGATCTTCTCAAACAAATGAGCATTCCCCTGGGCGAGACTCGCCCTAGAGTACTGTCATCCAACGCAGTAAGGGGGCTTGATGAGTACCTCCGCTTCCGACATGTAGTGAGAAACATCTATGCCTTTGAGTTGGATCCAGTGCGGATCGAGCGCTTGGCCAAAAACCTGCGCCCTGTATTTGAGCAGGTTTACCTGCCACTCATAGTGTCATCCTGTCCCTCCGACATAGCCGATTCCCTTGCCAAAGATGACATCAAGTACCTGGCTTCCCGCCATGTCATCTACGGGGCGACTGAAAACTGCGACCTGGCAGCGACTGGGGAAGATCTAACTACCCTGAGCTTATCAGAGTCTGGGCGGATCAGGGACGGTCCAACCAACAGTTGCCTCCTTTCATAA
- a CDS encoding nucleotidyltransferase domain-containing protein, with amino-acid sequence MVSQISPEQMAIYRAAARRRMRGERQELARRRERAWKLAREAAALLKKEFGASRVVVFGSLLRSDCFTRWSDVDIAAWGIRPEDTFKAIGAVLDLDSTIEINLVDMGACRPSLRAVIERKGVDV; translated from the coding sequence ATGGTATCGCAGATCAGCCCGGAACAAATGGCCATATATCGGGCTGCTGCTCGCCGGCGGATGAGGGGCGAACGGCAGGAGTTGGCCCGGCGCCGGGAGCGAGCTTGGAAACTGGCCAGGGAAGCGGCCGCATTGCTAAAAAAAGAATTTGGGGCTAGTCGGGTAGTAGTTTTTGGTTCCCTTTTACGGTCTGACTGCTTCACCCGGTGGTCGGATGTCGATATTGCCGCTTGGGGGATTCGCCCTGAAGACACTTTTAAGGCCATCGGGGCGGTGTTGGACTTGGATTCAACCATAGAGATCAACTTGGTGGACATGGGGGCCTGCCGCCCGTCACTGCGGGCCGTCATCGAGCGGAAAGGGGTGGACGTGTGA